ACCGTTATTCAAGAATAGCATTACATTCACAGCTTATTTATAAAAAAGCTCTCTGAGTGTATCATAATTTGTTTATAGTAAATTCGCAACTTCACTTGCCATAAATTGTTCAAAATTAATTGTGGAAAATTTTTTGTAGCTCCTAACAATTACTTCTAACACAAATATTTTTTACAGAAATGAAATCCTGCTCTGAGTGATTTCACTTTATCACTATAACTTATGCAGTAGGTCTTGGTGTAAGTCGTGATAGCTAAGGATATTTCACCTATTTCCTTGTCATTATTCATTCGTTCACCCATTATTTTGGACGATTTTACGAAAATTTGGTTCGGTGATAATCCTTTCTCCCACCATTCCAAATAAAAAGCAGTATTCCTATGCATGGATTTAAACCCTACAGGAATACTGCTTATAACTATTCTGACATAAAAAAATACCAAATAATAGCAATCGTCACTAATGATAAAATGACAGCAATTGTGACCCGAAGCGGTGAAATCGGAGCATCTCCACCTACTTGACCGGTTTGTCCGTTCACCATAAAACGGAATATTTTCTCTTTGTAACGGAACGAGGACAGCCAAATCGGTAACATTAGATATTTATATGTAATATCATCATGTGTAGTAGAAAAACGTAAACTGGATACAACGTCTGCATTTTTCTCCCAACGAATTTTAGAAGTGATTTGTGCATGTAAATGATCATGAATTTCCTTCTTCGCTTGGCCCCAGCCATCCTGTAAACCAATACTGTATCGTTCTGATAGAAAGCCAGCTACATATTCTGGTTTATAAGCTTTATTATTAAGTAGATTGAAGGGTTCTATTTTCCGCATCATATTGCGATCATATCGAGTGGTTGCACTAATTAAATGATCATCGATAAATTCCTGATAAAAACCGCTCGTTGAATACCAGTCTGTTACAGTTTGAGTTTTTCCATCCTTATCAGTAACTGTACGATGTTTACCATAACTTGCCGAATACCTTGAGCTTGTTTTCGTATCAAAAGTCCAATAAGGTAAATATACACCTTTAAAGGAGTCAGGCTTCGCACTTATTTTTGCCGCTCTTGGAGTAAACCATCTTCCTCTAATCCATTTTTGAAAGTTCTCACCCGCTTGCTTATCGGTAATTTCAAAAGCGCAAACGCCATTTGGTGCTAATGTATTTTTTGCACTTGCCTCCATTACCTGATTAGAGCCACAATAAGGACAACGATCAGCTACCTGTAAAGCATCATAAATTGTTTCCGCTGCGCAAGCCTCACAGATAACTGTTTTTTTCTCAACACCCCAGTTAAAATTTCCACGTTCTTCAGCCATTGCAAAGTCCATTTCCTGGGCAACTTTTTCTTCTTCCTTTTCTGGAATTGCAATTTCAGACTCATAGCCACAATAAGGGCATGAAAGTTTTCCGCTTGCTGGATTAAATTCAATAGAGGCACTACATGATGGACACTCAGCGTCGAAATCAAGCTTTACTTGTTTAACATTTTCAGCTTCTTGTGTTGACATCACTAGTCATCCCCTTACTTAATGTCATTTTCATCGAAAACATCTCCACATTCAGGACAGAATTTTGGAGGATTCCCAGGATTCTCAGGCTCCCAGCCACATTTATCACAAGCATACTGCAAAGCCCCTGAAGGTTTTTTGGTTCCACATTCACCACAGAATTTACCTTTGTTGACAGCACCACATACACATGTCCAACCCTCTTCTTGTGGCTTTGCTCCCCCACAGTTTGAACAGAATTTCCCAGTATTCTCATGGCCACATGCACATGTCCATACCCCAGAAACTGAAGTTGTTTGACCCTGTGCAGCAGCTTGTGCCATTTGAGCTTGTTTATTTTGCTCATTCATTTGATAAAGCTGACCAGCGTTAACCCCACCAGCCTGTGCTGCCATATTCATACCCATAAAACCAGCCATTGCGCCACCCTCGTTATTTGCAGCTGCAATCATTGCTTCCGCCTGTGCACCTGTTAAATGTGCCGCTGCCATACCTGGATCACGCATCACTGCATTTCGTTGCAATTGCTTAATCATTGCTTCATCTTCTTCAGATGCTTTTAAAGAACTAATACCAAATGAGACAACAGCTAATCCACGAGTTGCCAGCCACTTTTCTGATAACACTTTATTAAGAGCATCTGCTAACGCTACTGTATGTGCAGGAATTTCACTATAGCGTACTCCACTTGCGGAAATATGTGCAAAAGCTGGTTGTAACGCAGTCATTAGCTCCGTTTTCAGTTGACTATCAATAGCATCCCTTGTGTACTCACGTTCAACATTTCCACAAACATTTGTATAGAATAATAATGGATCAACAATTTTATAAGAATATTCACCATGACAACGAATGGCAATATCAATATCCAAACCGATATTACGATCAATCACACGGAATGGAATCGGTGCTGGTGTCCCGTATTTATTACCTACGATTTCTTTTTTATTAAAGTAATACACACGTTGATCCTTTGCTGGTTCACCCCCAAATGTAAATCGCTTGCCAATCTGCTTAAATGTTTCCATAATTCCTTGAGATAAATCACTGCCGTACATAATGGAAGGTTCAGTGGATGTATCGTACACATACTCACCAGACTCTGCAGAAAATTCTACTACCTTCCCCTGTTCAACGATCATCATACATTGTCCTTCATTAATGGCAATAATAGAACCATTGCTAATAATATTGTCGTTGCCCTTATTAGAACCGCGTTTGGAGGTACGCTTTACACCCTTTTCAACCAGCACATCCGATGAAAGAGAATCACAGTAAAAATACTCACGCCATTGATCTTCCAAGACGCCTACTAATGCGCCTACTCCTGCTTTTAATAATCCCATAAAATTCCCACCTTCAACATCTATATTTAAGCTTATTTTATCATTAAAAATAATCTAATCTCTATGTAGTACGCAAGATTAGACAAATTGTTTCATATTTTTTAAAACTACTGTAAAAACAAAACGAGGTTACCCAATGAATAATCATTTAGCGTAACCTCGTTATTAATGATTATGAAAGCGCAGCGATAGCTACAAGAACCCAAGCAATGATAAATAGCAGTCCACCAATTGGCGTAATTGCACCTAGCTTTTTAATACCTGATAAAGCTAATACATATAAACTGCCAGAGAAAAACACAATACCAGCGAACATTAAGTAGCCTGCCCAAGAAAGTATAGTAGAAGCACCTAAAAGGGCATCACTCGACAAAATACCTAGACCTAGAATGCCTAATGAGTGATACATATGATATTGCACAGCAGTTTCCCAAATTGCTGCATAGTATGGAGACGAAAACTTATCCTTTAGAGCATGTGCTCCAAAGGCACCAAGAACAACACCAAATCCAGCCAAGATAGCTCCTAAAGCAAGTAGAATTTCCATATTTTGTTCTCCTATTTCGCCTCACGCGCAATTTCTTTATATTTCGCATCCCATGCTGGATCAATTTTACTTAAAGACACAGGACGTAATGTATCTTTATGTGCAAGTATATGTACGGACTGTGCTGTTGCTGCAATCGTGCCGTCTTCATGTAAAATTTCATAGCCATATGTCGTACGCAGACGGTCATGCTTTTCAACCCATGTACGCACAGTAGCTACTTGACCATAGTGCATCGCAGCCTTATAAGAAATGGATAAATCCATAACAGGAGACACATACCCGTCCTTTTCTAATGCTGCATACTCAAAGCCAGCATCACTAACAAGCTGTGTACGTCCAATTTCCATCCAAATGATGTAGTTTGCATGGTACACCACGCCCATTTGGTCTGTCTCAGCATAACGGATTTCAATTTGTTTTTCACTTACAAACATTTTCTTCACCTCGTCCTACATTATAGCGTAAAAATATTGATTTGGTGGGTTTTTGCTCTGGGGATGTTAGAAGGGTGAAAAATTGAGAAATGTTCTTTTGATATTTAATTTTAAAAATGAATTTTTGAAAATAAATAACTTAAATCCATATAAACTCGTATTAACTCTTTTAATTGGGGTACTTTCTGGGGTACCGTGGGTACCAATTAAGATCATTTATTAAACAAGTAATGAGCAGGTGCAATATATAAATATTATTAAAAAAAAGAAAAGTTACTCATATAAACTTAATGAGTAACTTTTCCTTTTTTATAAATTACTGTTAATAGTAAAATTTAAACTTTCTTTGGTAACATCCATTACCTTGAAGTGTTTATATTTTAACCAGTCATTCTAATTATCAAGACCTAATTTTAAAAAAGATAGAAAAATTAAAGGGTTCTACATATTAGTCATATCTAATATGTAGAACCTTTTCTTCTTTTACTAAAGCACCCCGTTAGTTGAATAAGAAAAGATGCCGTTGAGTGCCTTTATTTGTTGTAAGATTTCTTCCACTATTATTTACTGTCCAATTTAATAATTTCCGATTTCTCGTTCCACCCTAATTTCGCTTCGATCTTATCATTTTCAGTTGTGTAAACTTCACAGCCAGTACATTCGACATTAAATGAATGTATATTATTTTCATTGTTAAAAGTTTCTTCACCAATACCAACATCTAACGATGTTGATGCATTCTTTATTTTATATACGAATACTTCAGGTGCAGGTTCTTTTCCAATATATTTAATTGTAAATTCTCCAAATTCTCTTTCTTTAGTAACTTCAGTTTCGTACATTACAATCCAAGTGTTACTTTTTCCTTCAAAACTATATTCTTTTCCATCTTGTGAACAAGCACTTAAAGTCAAGGTTAAAAAAATAAATACAACGCCTATCTTATATAACTTCATAGTTGCACCCCTAAATAAAATTATTTACACTCAATGTTAACATTATTTACCATCACGATAAAGAAAAAAAGAGCTGCATTATGCAACTCAATGATCTTCAAGTAAAGCACCCGTTAGCGTAACAAAATACTGCCGATTGCGGAGCAATAACGATACCTATGGTTCCCAACGTTCTCGACTCAAGTAAAAAAATATTAGGTATCTCTCTTAATTCGGTTTCCTTCTCGATGGAAACATGGGTTGGAGCGATAGTTGAACATGAACGTTATCAGAAGCGTTCTACTAGTCATATTGTGAGTACAGCGCAAGCATATCATCAGCACAGCCAGCTGTGATCGTATTTGCTTGTTCAGCATGTTTTACGGCCTCAGCGTAAAGTTGTAGATTAAAACTAACAGAAGCCATTATTAAATGCCATTCAGCGTCCGTAATTCCCTTATCAGAAACAGTTTGCAGCAGCCTGTATGCTTGCTCAAATGGATTGGTCTGGTCAGAATAATCTTGCAGATAATTCAATGCCCTTGCAAATGCTAAAATCATTTCATATGACCACTGTTCCTGAGGGTACTGCTGCAGGATTGATTTTATTTCATTATAATTACCTACAAGCTTCATTACATCCATCTCTGCCTCAAGATCGTTTATATACTGCATGTCAATCATTCAGCTTGCTCCCTTCTATATTCATGTACCAATTTTACTAATTATTGATACATGATGTAAAAGAGGATTTCGTCTTATTTTTTGCAATCCTGCCCGTTAGCTTAATGCCGTTCCCAGTCTACCAATGATGCTTTTTGTATCTGATCAAAGTTTATACGTTTTATCGATAAATCAGCATCTAATAGTAGTTCTTTCTTATATAAATTTTTGTGTTCTACTAACAGCATGTGCAATTTGTTGAGATGTCCAACCTTTATACACTTCACTATAAATATCTTTAAAAAAATCTGTTGTAATACCAACAAGGCTTCCTTTGTTATATTTAGTAATCATTTCAAGGGTTATTTCGTTATCTGAAACAGCAATAAAGTTACTTAGAAAAAAATCGTCATAGTATTTTCCCCCATCAGCACGTACTAACCAATAGCCCGTATCATTAGGTATCTCTAAAATATTACTATAAACATCCATTAAATTTCCTCCATATGTCAAATTATCTATTCTATAAATATATCAGAAATAATGGAATTGTTTAAATAATAGACCACGAAAAATATCATAATTTCTCCGTGGCCCTTTGATTTAGATAGTTCGTTTCACAACAAAAATAAGCAATCCTAATGCTTCACCATCTGACATACAATCTACTCGATCACTGTGGTCAACTTTCAATATAATAAGACGTTTATTTGTATATATTACGGTCATCATAGTTTATATTGAGGAAATTAAAGCAGCATTAGTAAGTTATTGAATAAGCTAAACCGTCCAATGTAGAACTTGAAACAGATAACTAACAAAGTTGTCTGTTTTTTATTATGGTAAATAAGTATAGGTATGGTTAAAGTTGTTATTGTAGGTTATTAAAAGAAATAACCTTAGACAATTTTAAGGAGGATACATAAGTGATTAAGTTGAATGTAGAATGGAGTCATGGACACATCCTGGTTAAGTAAGTATTATTATAACCAAGAGAGGACGTGTCTTTTTTATGAGTCAAAAAAGATTTAATAAAGAATTTAAACAAACTGTTGTGGAGCTTTATCACTCTGGTACACCAGTCAGTCAACTGTCTAGCGAATATGGCGTTTCTGAAGTAACTATTTATAAATGGATTAAGTTACATTCTCCAATCGAAGGTGCAGAAGAATTAACTGCAGCGGAAGTTTCTTCGATCCAAAAAGAAAATCTTCGGTTAAAGCAGGAGATTGAAATCTTAAAAAAGGCTATGACCATATTCGCGAAAAAGTAACAGAACAAGAACTCATTGACCATATTGAAAACGAAAGCGAACATTATCCTATTCAATTAATGTGTCGCGTTTTAAAGGTACCCAAAAGTACGTATTATCAGTCTTTCCACAAGAAACCAAGCGTGTACGAAGTTGAAAACAAAAAAATTACAGGACGTATTTGTGCCATTCACAAAGAAAGTGATGGACGATACGGTGCGTCGAAAATACATGCACAGTTACTCAAAGAAGGCGTGAAAGTTAGTATTAAACGCGTCCAGAAACTCCAATACCTCAGCTTCTACGCGTGTAGTTTACCTATTTACGATTCACGTAACATTATGCTGACCTTAGAGCCACAAGCATTTGTGAGCTATCTACATTTCTATATTCAACAATTTTCTCCACTAGGAAGTATTACATATTTACGAACTTGGTTCACAGACCTTACTTATTTCATTGTATATCAATTAGTTATCAAATGGAATTATTTCATGAGCTATTTTCATTCGTGTGGCTGTTAGAAGTCACCTTATTAAAATATTTAATATCAACCTTTTCAAAAATAAATCCAGGAGATTATTTGACAATAAATTGCAAAAAGTTTAGTTTTATATTAATAAAAAATAAAGGAGCATTCCTGTTAGAAGGATTTTCAGGGGCTTGAAAAAGAAAAAGCCCTCTTGTATGATGCATGAGTGTCAACGGGAAATTGACTCATCATCACATAGGAGGACTCCAATTATGAATTCTAATACGAACCAAAAGATTAATCAAGTCTCTGAAAAAACACTCGTCATCGGTATCGATATTGCCAAGCGTACACATTATGCATGCGCGGTTGATGAAAGAGGACGCGTGCTCCAAAAATCGTTCCCTTTCTCGCAAACAAGAGAAGGTTTCGATACTTTTTATGAAAGAATAATGGCTTTACGTGCTACGCATGAAAAAAGCGATGTGTTAGTTGGTTTTGAACCTACCGGTCATTACTGGATGAATCTAGCTGCCTATCTTTGTGCCCATGGAATTCCGTTTATCATGGTGAATCCTCATCATGTCAATCGTTCCAAAGAGCTGGATGACAATCTTCAAACAAAGAATGACCAAAAGGATGCGCTCGTCATTGCACGTTTAATGCGAGATGGACGGTTTAGTTATCCACGTATTCTAGAAGGCGTGGAAGCTGAATTGCGTAATGGTACAACCTTGCGTGCCAAAATCCAAGAAGATGTAAATGCCCTTCAAAATCGAATGATTCGTTGGTTAGATCGCTTTTTTCCTGAGTTTACACAGGTATTTAAAAACTTCGGGAAAATGGCATATGCGGCGCTTGAAAAGACACCACTGCCGATGGACATTCAAGGGAAAACGCCAGAAGAATTATTATTTTTATACCGCCAAGTAGATGGAATGAAAAGTCCACAGCTACCAAAGGCAAAACAATTAGTCGAGGTGGCACAAAGCTCGATTGGACTGACAGAAGGCTTAGTGATGGCACGCATTGAAATCGCTACACTACTTTCCCAGTATCAATTGATGCAAGCTCAGCTTGATGAATTAACAGCCCAGCTGATAGAACTGGCAAAACAAATGACGGACTATGCGTATTTAGCATCAGTACCTGGTATCGGAGACGTAACGATTGTTGAGTTGCTTTCAGAAGTCGGTTCTCTCACACAATATGAGCATCCACGCCAATTAATGAAGCTAGCGGGACTCACATTACGTGAAAACTCTTCTGGACAGCATAAAGGACAAAAACGGATTTCTAAGCGTGGTAGAAGAAAACTTCGAGCTCTTTTATTCCGTGTCATGATACCGTTAATTCGTCATAATGAGGCCTTTAAGCAATTACATGATTATTACACTACACGCACCATCAATCCACTTCGAAAGAAACAATCGATTGTCGTGCTCTGTGGAAAGTTACTGAAGATTTTACACACCTTGTGCAAGAAGAAAGTACATTTTGATGTGAGCCAAATGATGAAGGACCTTTATTGTCTCGGAGAGGCAGCCTAAGCAATCGGAACTCGACCTCTAACAGAAGGATGACACAGAGAAGCCGGCATTATTTTCACCATAAGACTACGAGTCCCTTGAGGAGCATCGCCAGCCTCTGCCTTATGAATAGACCGAACGAAGGAATGTATGCGCTAGACGCCAAGAGACATGGGAGGGTAAGTCGTCATAAGCATCGCAGAGATCCATTAGTGCATCACATAGTGGAATTGAAAGTTAATTTTATCCAATTAGCTTTAGCGAAGCATACTCACCAAATTACAATGAATTGAAAAACTAGAAAAAACTATATGTACTATGCGGTGAAAAAATATTTTCACCACATTAAAAATGGGTCAAACCGTTGATATATCAACATTTATAGAGGGAGGAAATTTATGTCTAAAAATATTTTCTAACTGATTTGGATAGGATTAATGAAAAAGGAGTATTAGTCACTGGACATGGAAAAGGGTTGGTTGCTGGGAATTCTATTATTAACGGTGAATATATCGCAAATGACATGGTTAGGCTCTCTATTAAGGACAATGAACTTTTCGGTTATCAAGGTTACATAGAAAATGAAGATAATGAATTAACTAAAATTGAGTATCTTCTATACTTTTACGAACAATCTGAGCCCAACCAACCAACAACTACAGAAATAATTAATGTTGAAAAATACCTATCTTTAAGTAAACATAATATTGACACTGTGCACAAATTGCAATGATGTCAAGTATAATGTTCGGTCAATCACCTAAAGACACGGTTAACGCTTATAGTGAATACGAAACAATTTTAAAACAAGCGAATCATGTTATTTTTGCTGCTATTCCTTTTACTAAAAATGAAGATGATAGAGCAAAATTGGTAAATAGTTTAATTAAATAACCAATATATAACTTCCTTTTTATGATTGAGTATTGTTTAATGAAGAAAGCTTAGAATCCTTACTATAGGACTATAAGCTTTAATTATTCTTACTCAATCGTAGCTGATGGCTTAGATATAATATCATACAGTTGACTTGTTTTATTTCGTCTACAAGGCTTACAGATACTTTTCCAAGTACATTCCAAAGGATACATACCCAGTAAAAAGTCATACCATCGATTGATGTTACTGTGCGGATACCGATTGCGTAGTCATACGTTTATTTCAAAATATATGGTGACTCTAAATTAGCACACCATTTTGTTCATTCAAATATAGCAGGTGAAGGGGTGTGTTGCAATATTATATGAATAAGTAGACTTTTTTAACTTGTTAGTTGCTTTACACTTATTAGCTTTATTTTTTTGCAACTCATCGCCCCGTGATTTGGAAGAAATGGTATCTTGATGATTTCTCCCTCTTCAAATAAATCTAATTTGGATTTCAAACGAGAAACATTTTTAATTGCCAACATATCAAACGTCTCTTCAGAATTTAACTCCACCTTCTTAAATCAATTATCAATTATTATTCAAAATAATAATCAAACTATATCTTCTTTTAAAAAACTTATGCCATTTTTCTTCAAAATTTTCCAATCCGAATTATCCCCCTTGAAAAAACCTACTGTTAAAACTTCATAGACAAATAGCCAATTTTCTTCAAAATCGTCTTTATCTTTAATTAATTCTTTGGCTAATTCTTTAAATATCTTTACACTGTCCTTTTCTTTGGCTACTTTCTTATAATAAACAAACCCTAAAAGTAAACTAATGCAGTGTTTAGATTCTAATATAAAATCTAAACTTATTTTTGAAATTTTAAATTTATACTTTACTGCAAAAAATAAAGCATAACAAATCATTTCAAAATTATTAGTTTTTTCTCCTTCAACATATATTATATTGCTAAAATCCTCTATTTCCTCATCCGCTATATTTTGATTTTCATAAACATATGTATCAATTAATGGTATAAGATATGGAAATACAATTGCTAAATGTAATATATTTTTTTGATAATATACTCGTGCATTTTTAGACAATTGCTTACCATCAATCATCTTCATTACATAGTTTAAAATAGCTGCATTATTATTATTCGCATACAATAACTCAATAGCTGTATCAAGTAATAATTTCACATCTTTATAGTCTAAATATTTTTTGTTAGTAGTTAATATGACACTCAATTTTCTAATCCACTTTTCAGATGATGTTTGAGGTAATTGAGAAATTTTTGTTTTTTTATGATTAAGCATCAAATTTAACTTTCTAAGCTCAGCATTAATATCTACTAAAAATCTTTGTACGTCATCATTAGAAGTTACAAAACATGTATAATCATCTATATTTCTAATATATTTCCATCCTTTTTTAGTTAACTCATTATCTACACATGTTAAAATAATTTCAGATAAGATATTTGAAGAATGAGGTCCAATTAATAAACCATGCGTTTCACCATTCGTGGTACCTCTTACATAAAAATCAAGTTGATTAAACCAATGTGAAGGCTGTCTATTTTTCTTTGCATATTCCTTACCAGCTAAAGCCCAAGCCAATGAGTGTGTATACATACTAGGAAAGCAAGTAGAAATATCTACATTAACAACAAATTTTGCACCTATGAAACGACATAATTTATAATAATTTATTGGATTGGGTACTCCCAAAGCCCTTGGAATATTAGTATTACGTATACTTTCATATTTAATATAATTAGTTTCTTTACATGTAGTGTCAAATGTGGGTAAATTGTTTTTACAGTATTCATAAAAATTACTACTATCAAAAATAGGTGGAAGTTTCTCACAAAATAACCCATAGCCTAATAATCCTTCAAAAATATCATCACCATTAAATTCATTCATGAAATCTATATATTTTTTCAATTATCTCACCTAAAAAATCATCTTTCTAATCAATATTCTTTAAATCTATAAAATATATTTCCAGTTTGTGATGCGTGTCTTCTTTTTCTAATTATCAAGTTTTTTAAATCTACTTGATTCTCTAACACTGAAACTAAATCATATCCATCCATTAATATTAATGAGCTTCTTCCTCTTGAATGAATAGCAATTGCATCACTAGAAAATCCATTAATTGATAAAAATAATCCCAATGTATTATCTAGTTTCCTGTTTATTTTCCCCACAAATGCGTCTAAATCAGAAGCATCAATTGATTTTTTCTTCCATTTAGCCTCAAATAGATAGTCTGTACCTTCTAAAGTAAAAGCTCCATCTAATTGCTCACCAACATTTCTGAATGATGCTTTTGGGTCTAAATCAAATAAATCAAAAAGGTCATACATTATTTTTTCTAATTCAAATCCTCGTTGTTGAGCATCTGTTCTACTAGTTAATTGATAGTAGTTTGTTTTAATTTCATCTAATTTGACTAAAAAAGCATTACTTTTAACTAACTTTTCATATTCCATTCTTTTCTTTTCTGACTCTTGTCTTATCTTTTTTATACTTGCGTCATTTTTAGAAATTTCTTCTTTTAAAGCTAATACAGCATTTCTAGCCTTCAATACTTTTGATGCTCCATCTTCTAGGTGTTCCAAATGATTAAAAGTATTCATTTTTGATACTTCATTAAA
This genomic stretch from Lysinibacillus pakistanensis harbors:
- a CDS encoding DUF423 domain-containing protein, translated to MEILLALGAILAGFGVVLGAFGAHALKDKFSSPYYAAIWETAVQYHMYHSLGILGLGILSSDALLGASTILSWAGYLMFAGIVFFSGSLYVLALSGIKKLGAITPIGGLLFIIAWVLVAIAALS
- a CDS encoding RNA-directed DNA polymerase, which produces MKKYIDFMNEFNGDDIFEGLLGYGLFCEKLPPIFDSSNFYEYCKNNLPTFDTTCKETNYIKYESIRNTNIPRALGVPNPINYYKLCRFIGAKFVVNVDISTCFPSMYTHSLAWALAGKEYAKKNRQPSHWFNQLDFYVRGTTNGETHGLLIGPHSSNILSEIILTCVDNELTKKGWKYIRNIDDYTCFVTSNDDVQRFLVDINAELRKLNLMLNHKKTKISQLPQTSSEKWIRKLSVILTTNKKYLDYKDVKLLLDTAIELLYANNNNAAILNYVMKMIDGKQLSKNARVYYQKNILHLAIVFPYLIPLIDTYVYENQNIADEEIEDFSNIIYVEGEKTNNFEMICYALFFAVKYKFKISKISLDFILESKHCISLLLGFVYYKKVAKEKDSVKIFKELAKELIKDKDDFEENWLFVYEVLTVGFFKGDNSDWKILKKNGISFLKEDIV
- a CDS encoding IS3 family transposase; this translates as MCRVLKVPKSTYYQSFHKKPSVYEVENKKITGRICAIHKESDGRYGASKIHAQLLKEGVKVSIKRVQKLQYLSFYACSLPIYDSRNIMLTLEPQAFVSYLHFYIQQFSPLGSITYLRTWFTDLTYFIVYQLVIKWNYFMSYFHSCGC
- a CDS encoding IS110 family transposase, which produces MNSNTNQKINQVSEKTLVIGIDIAKRTHYACAVDERGRVLQKSFPFSQTREGFDTFYERIMALRATHEKSDVLVGFEPTGHYWMNLAAYLCAHGIPFIMVNPHHVNRSKELDDNLQTKNDQKDALVIARLMRDGRFSYPRILEGVEAELRNGTTLRAKIQEDVNALQNRMIRWLDRFFPEFTQVFKNFGKMAYAALEKTPLPMDIQGKTPEELLFLYRQVDGMKSPQLPKAKQLVEVAQSSIGLTEGLVMARIEIATLLSQYQLMQAQLDELTAQLIELAKQMTDYAYLASVPGIGDVTIVELLSEVGSLTQYEHPRQLMKLAGLTLRENSSGQHKGQKRISKRGRRKLRALLFRVMIPLIRHNEAFKQLHDYYTTRTINPLRKKQSIVVLCGKLLKILHTLCKKKVHFDVSQMMKDLYCLGEAA
- a CDS encoding SPFH domain-containing protein, translated to MGLLKAGVGALVGVLEDQWREYFYCDSLSSDVLVEKGVKRTSKRGSNKGNDNIISNGSIIAINEGQCMMIVEQGKVVEFSAESGEYVYDTSTEPSIMYGSDLSQGIMETFKQIGKRFTFGGEPAKDQRVYYFNKKEIVGNKYGTPAPIPFRVIDRNIGLDIDIAIRCHGEYSYKIVDPLLFYTNVCGNVEREYTRDAIDSQLKTELMTALQPAFAHISASGVRYSEIPAHTVALADALNKVLSEKWLATRGLAVVSFGISSLKASEEDEAMIKQLQRNAVMRDPGMAAAHLTGAQAEAMIAAANNEGGAMAGFMGMNMAAQAGGVNAGQLYQMNEQNKQAQMAQAAAQGQTTSVSGVWTCACGHENTGKFCSNCGGAKPQEEGWTCVCGAVNKGKFCGECGTKKPSGALQYACDKCGWEPENPGNPPKFCPECGDVFDENDIK
- a CDS encoding restriction endonuclease; protein product: MNISAIAIQCLKEALCNIYWYKNDLKSFLMNCISNKSIFLKVNWTDAKRKIASDVVDSLLEDREKNLGDIRRLFNEVSKMNTFNHLEHLEDGASKVLKARNAVLALKEEISKNDASIKKIRQESEKKRMEYEKLVKSNAFLVKLDEIKTNYYQLTSRTDAQQRGFELEKIMYDLFDLFDLDPKASFRNVGEQLDGAFTLEGTDYLFEAKWKKKSIDASDLDAFVGKINRKLDNTLGLFLSINGFSSDAIAIHSRGRSSLILMDGYDLVSVLENQVDLKNLIIRKRRHASQTGNIFYRFKEY
- a CDS encoding transposase, translated to MSQKRFNKEFKQTVVELYHSGTPVSQLSSEYGVSEVTIYKWIKLHSPIEGAEELTAAEVSSIQKENLRLKQEIEILKKAMTIFAKK
- a CDS encoding acyl-CoA thioesterase, translating into MFVSEKQIEIRYAETDQMGVVYHANYIIWMEIGRTQLVSDAGFEYAALEKDGYVSPVMDLSISYKAAMHYGQVATVRTWVEKHDRLRTTYGYEILHEDGTIAATAQSVHILAHKDTLRPVSLSKIDPAWDAKYKEIAREAK
- a CDS encoding TFIIB-type zinc ribbon-containing protein; the encoded protein is MSTQEAENVKQVKLDFDAECPSCSASIEFNPASGKLSCPYCGYESEIAIPEKEEEKVAQEMDFAMAEERGNFNWGVEKKTVICEACAAETIYDALQVADRCPYCGSNQVMEASAKNTLAPNGVCAFEITDKQAGENFQKWIRGRWFTPRAAKISAKPDSFKGVYLPYWTFDTKTSSRYSASYGKHRTVTDKDGKTQTVTDWYSTSGFYQEFIDDHLISATTRYDRNMMRKIEPFNLLNNKAYKPEYVAGFLSERYSIGLQDGWGQAKKEIHDHLHAQITSKIRWEKNADVVSSLRFSTTHDDITYKYLMLPIWLSSFRYKEKIFRFMVNGQTGQVGGDAPISPLRVTIAVILSLVTIAIIWYFFMSE